A single Candoia aspera isolate rCanAsp1 chromosome 7, rCanAsp1.hap2, whole genome shotgun sequence DNA region contains:
- the LOC134501167 gene encoding olfactory receptor 5V1-like produces MNSHNQTQGREFVFLAFSRLLSHQVYLFLVLLAAYLATLTGNFMILTLVLLDSHLHTPMYFFLSQLSCLDICLCSVVVPKILVNFLRQRHTISYNQCLAQAFFLIGFAGCEPALLAIMAYDRYAAICQPLHYAHLMRSKVCLQLSVAVWLWGFLDSAIHAALASRLDFCGNHQLPHIFCDVPPLLKIACSDTWVNKLTDHITSIFVGLIPVLFIILSYFYILASILRIQSNTGRRKAFSTCASHIAVVFVCLGNAFVNYNQPTAGYSLEVDTLIATMFCIINPLLNPLIYSLRNKEVKGALWKVLNCQKLV; encoded by the coding sequence ATGAATTCCCACAACCAAACGCAGGGGAGAGAATTTGTCTTCCTGGCATTCTCCAGACTCCTAAGCCACCAGGTCTACCTCTTCTTGGTTCTCCTTGCTGCCTATTTGGCCACACTGACAGGCAACTTCATGATCCTAACCCTGGTTCTCCTGGATTCCCACCTTCACACCCCCATGTACTTTTTCCTCAGCCAGCTCTCCTGCCTGGATATTTGCCTCTGCTCTGTGGTGGTACCAAAAATCCTGGTGAACTTCCTACGCCAGCGGCACACCATCTCCTACAACCAATGCCTGGCACAAGCATTCTTCCTCATTGGCTTTGCGGGATGTGAGCCAGCACTGCTGGCCAtcatggcctatgaccgctatGCTGCCATCTGCCAGCCTTTGCACTATGCCCACCTGATGAGGAGCAAGGTGTGCCTCCAGCTGTCTGTGGCCGTTTGGCTCTGGGGCTTCCTGGActcagccatccatgctgccctGGCCTCCAGGTTGGATTTTTGTGGAAACCACCAGCTTCCTCACATCTTTTGTGATGTCCCCCCATTGCTGAAAATTGCCTGCAGTGATACTTGGGTCAACAAATTGACTGACCACATCACCAGCATCTTTGTGGGCCTCATCCCTGTTCTCTTCATCATCCTGTCCTATTTCTACATTTTGGCCTCCATTCTGCGGATTCAATCCAACACGGGCAGGCGCAAAGCCTTCTCCACCTGTGCTTCACACATTGCTGTTGTATTTGTCTGCCTTGGAAATGCCTTTGTAAACTACAATCAACCCACTGCTGGCTACTCTCTAGAGGTGGACACCCTGATCGCCACAATGTTTTGTATCATCAACCCCTTGTTGAACCCTTTGATCTACAGCCTCCGCAACAAGGAAGTGAAGGGGGCCCTGTGGAAGGTTCTCAACTGCCAGAAGCTGGTATAG
- the LOC134501166 gene encoding olfactory receptor 5V1-like, with translation MDIGNQTLVTQFVFLGFSTITHGRIYLILLFLAIYLVTILGNFMIITLILVDSHLHSPMYFFLSHLSCLDVCYSTVTVPKILSNLLLQRHTISYNHCFAQMFFLVAFSGSECWLLAIMAYDRYAAICQPLRYSHIMSPHVCMQAAIFIWIWGFLDSAVHTALASKLHFCGNNQIHHIFCDLPPLLKIACGDIYANQITIHIATVFVGLGPFLFVVISYFYILASILRICSNSGRHKAFSTCISHVVVVTLYFGNGSVNYNQPSAGYSLETDTLISTMYCIITPMLNPLIYSLRNKEVKEALRKILESHRRI, from the coding sequence ATGGATATTGGCAACCAGACTCTAGTTACTCAGTTTGTTTTTCTGGGTTTCTCCACCATCACACATGGCCGGATCTACCTCATCCTGCTGTTCCTCGCCATCTATTTGGTCACCATTCTGGGTAACTTCATGATCATCACCCTCATCCTGGTGGATTCCCACCTTCACAGtcccatgtattttttcctcaGCCACTTATCCTGCTTGGATGTCTGCTACTCAACAGTCACAGTCCCCAAGATCCTTTCAAATCTCCTTCTCCAAAGGCACACCATTTCCTACAACCATTGTTTTGCCCAGATGTTCTTCCTGGTGGCCTTCTCTGGCTCAGAATGCTGGTTGCTGGCCATCATGGCGTATGACCGCTATGCTGCCATCTGTCAACCGTTGCGCTATTCTCACATCATGAGTCCACATGTTTGCATGCAAGCGGCTATTTTCATCTGGATCTGGGGCTTCCTGGATTCAGCAGTGCATACAGCCTTGGCCTCCAAGTTACATTTCTGTGGAAATAATCAGATCCATCACATCTTTTGTGACCTCCCACCACTGCTGAAAATTGCCTGTGGTGACATATATGCCAACCAGATAACAATTCATATAGCCACTGTATTTGTGGGATTGGGTCCCTTCCTTTTTGTTGTCATCTCATACTTCTACATCCTTGCATCCATCCTGCGCATCTGCTCCAACTCCGGGAGGCACAAAGCTTTTTCCACTTGCATTTCTCATGTGGTGGTGGTCACCCTTTATTTTGGAAATGGATCAGTTAACTACAACCAGCCCAGTGCTGGCTACTCCCTGGAGACGGACACCCTGATCTCCACAATGTATTGCATCATCACCCCCATGCTGAACCCCCTGATCTACAGCCTCCGCAACAAGGAGGTGAAGGAGGCTCTGCGGAAGATCCTGGAAAGCCACAGGAGAATATAG
- the LOC134501165 gene encoding olfactory receptor 5V1-like, which translates to MDVRNQTLVSEFIFLGFSNITHGQVYLILVFLTIYLVTILGNITIITLIVVDSHLHSPMYFFLCHLSCLDICYSSVTVPKILANLLLQRHTISYNHCLTQMFFLMACSGSECWFLAIMAYDRYAAICQPLHYSHLMSPRVCMQAAIIIWIWGFLDSAIHAALASKLRFCGDNQIHHIFCDLPPLLKIACDDKFASEIAIHIATFFVGLAPFLFVAISYFYILASILRIHSNSGRRKAFSTCSSHMLVVILFFGNGSINYYQPSTGYSLESDTLISTMYCIVIPMMNPLIYSLRNQEVKRALQKAMESHRKV; encoded by the coding sequence ATGGATGTCAGGAACCAGACTCTTGTTAGTGAGTTCATTTTTCTGGGTTTCTCCAACATCACACATGGCCAGGTCTACCTCATCCTGGTGTTCCTCACCATCTATTTAGTCACCATTCTGGGCAACATCACAATCATAACCCTAATTGTGGTGGACTCCCACCTTCACAGtcccatgtatttttttctctgccaCTTATCCTGCTTGGACATTTGCTATTCATCAGTTACAGTCCCCAAGATCCTAGCAAATCTCCTTCTCCAAAGACACACCATTTCTTACAACCATTGTCTTACCCAGATGTTCTTCCTGATGGCTTGCTCTGGCTCAGAATGCTGGTTTCTAGCTATCATGGCATATGACCGCTATGCTGCCATCTGTCAACCTTTGCACTATTCACACCTCATGAGTCCACGCGTTTGCATGCAAGCAGCCATTATCATCTGGATCTGGGGCTTCCTGGAttcagccatccatgctgccttGGCCTCCAAGTTACGTTTCTGTGGAGACAATCAGATCCATCACATCTTTTGTGATCTCCCACCACTGCTGAAAATTGCCTGTGATGACAAATTTGCCAGTGAAATAGCAATCCACATAGCTACCTTTTTTGTGGGACTGGCCCCTTTCCTTTTTGTTGCCATCTCCTACTTCTACATCCTTGCATCCATCCTGCGCATCCACTCCAACTCGGGCAGGCGCAAAGCTTTTTCTACCTGCTCTTCTCACATGCTggtggtcatccttttctttggTAATGGATCAATTAATTATTATCAACCAAGCACTGGCTATTCCTTGGAGAGTGACACCTTGATTTCCACAATGTATTGCATTGTCATCCCCATGATGAACCCCCTGATCTACAGTCTCCGTAACCAGGAGGTAAAGAGGGCTCTGCAGAAGGCCATGGAAAGTCACAGGAAAGTATAG